In Triticum urartu cultivar G1812 chromosome 6, Tu2.1, whole genome shotgun sequence, the following proteins share a genomic window:
- the LOC125516873 gene encoding uncharacterized protein LOC125516873 — MHIALRILNLTTSSSGCERNWSVFEQVDAKRRNKLDVHRRDDLVYIQFNGRMIDKRKKYSSSCDVLLGEDASMAQDWICEGAYVDAAEEVDAEEVDAMGASEFVELRRSARVRELHEVEEFVSDGEESDHELVNEDDIDFESDDDGVIQGANEDEEGDPMEP; from the exons ATGCACATTGCTTTGAGGATACTCAACTTGACCACAAGTTCATCCGGATGTGAAAGAAATTGGAGTGTTTTTGAACAA GTGGATGCAAAGAGGAGAAATAAACTAGACGTGCATCGTAGGGACGATCTAGTTTATATTCAATTCAATGGAAGAATGATAGATAAGAGGAAGAAGTACTCCTCATCTTGTGATGTTCTTCTTGGTGAAGATGCTTCCATGGCACAAGATTGGATATGTGAAGGTGCTTACGTTGATGCTGCGGAGGAGGTTGATGCGGAGGAGGTTGATGCAATGGGAGCTTCCGAGTTTGTTGAGCTACGTAGAAGTGCAAGAGTGAGAGAACTTCATGAAGTGGAAGAATTTGTTTCCGATGGGGAAGAATCTGATCACGAGCTTGTCAATGAGGATGACATAGACTTTGAGTCCGATGATGATGGGGTGATACAAGGTGCCAATGAAGATGAGGAGGGAGACCCGATGGAGCCTTAA
- the LOC125514508 gene encoding 3-ketoacyl-CoA synthase 5-like gives MSSSAKLKRLYQLAVSNIVAIAAVPFAASALLKAAELGPEELLARLRALRPVHMFLAAFVPAAAAAIYLKLRPRAVYMVDYACFRTSPSCRVPFAAFQEHARVWPGFDERSVRFMSRLLERSGLGEETCLPYAQHYIPPSRDLESSRAEVELIVFSAIDDLLAKTKVAPEDIDILVVNCSLFAPTPSFADMIVNRYNLRKDVRNVHLAGMGCSAGLISVGLARNLLQVAPRGSNALVVSTETITPNYYMGKERAMLLPNCLFRMGGAAVLLSTNGANARFRLARVVRTLTGAQDGAYRCVYQEEDDRANVGINLSKDLMSVAGDALKANITAMGPLVLPASEQLLFALSFIARKVVSRGIKPYIPDFRTAFEHFCIHAGGRAVIDELQRSLTLSDEQVEASRMTLHRFGNTSSSSLWYELAYVEAKGRMRRGDRVWMIGFGSGFKCNSAAWECIRPPAAPGGADGPWAACVHRYPVDIPDVLKH, from the coding sequence ATGAGCTCGTCGGCGAAGCTCAAGCGGCTGTACCAGCTGGCGGTGAGCAACATCGTGGCCATCGCGGCGGTGCCCTTCGCCGCCTCGGCCCTGCTCAAGGCGGCGGAGCTAGGGCCCGAGGAGCTGCTCGCCCGGCTGCGCGCGCTCCGGCCCGTGCACATGTTCCTGGCCGCGTTCGTCCCGGCCGCGGCGGCCGCCATCTACCTCAAGCTCCGCCCGCGCGCGGTGTACATGGTGGACTACGCGTGCTTCCGCACCAGCCCCAGCTGCCGCGTCCCGTTCGCCGCGTTCCAGGAGCACGCCCGCGTCTGGCCGGGCTTCGACGAGCGCAGCGTCCGGTTCATGTCGCGCCTGctcgagcgctcggggctcggggAGGAGACCTGCCTCCCCTACGCGCAGCACTACATCCCGCCGTCCCGCGACCTCGAGTCCTCCCGCGCCGAGGTCGAGCTCATCGTCTTCTCCGCCATCGACGACCTGCTCGCCAAGACCAAGGTCGCCCCGGAGGACATCGACATCCTCGTCGTCAACTGCAGCCTCTTCGCCCCGACGCCGTCCTTCGCCGACATGATCGTTAACCGCTACAACCTCCGCAAGGACGTCCGCAACGTGCACCTCGCTGGGATGGGCTGCAGCGCCGGGCTCATCTCCGTGGGGCTCGCGAGGAACCTGCTCCAGGTCGCGCCCAGGGGCTCGAACGCGCTGGTGGTGTCGACGGAGACCATCACGCCCAACTACTACATGGGCAAGGAGCGCGCCATGCTCCTGCCCAACTGCCTCTTCCGCATGGGCGGCGCCGCCGTGCTGCTCTCCACCAACGGCGCCAACGCGCGGTTCCGGCTGGCGCGCGTGGTGCGGACGCTGACGGGCGCCCAGGACGGCGCGTACCGCTGCGTGTACCAGGAGGAGGACGACCGGGCCAACGTGGGCATCAACCTGTCCAAGGACCTGATGAGCGTGGCCGGCGACGCGCTGAAGGCGAACATCACGGCCATGGGGCCCCTGGTGCTCCCGGCGTCGGAGCAGCTGCTGTTCGCGCTGTCCTTCATCGCGCGCAAGGTGGTGAGCCGCGGGATCAAGCCGTACATCCCGGACTTCCGCACGGCGTTCGAGCACTTCTGCATCCACGCGGGCGGGCGAGCGGTGATCGACGAGCTGCAGCGCAGCCTGACGCTGTCGGACGAGCAGGTGGAGGCGTCGCGGATGACGCTGCACCGGTTCGGCAACACGTCCAGCAGCTCGCTGTGGTACGAGCTGGCCTACGTGGAGGCCAAGGGGCGCATGCGCAGGGGCGACCGCGTGTGGATGATCGGCTTCGGTTCCGGGTTCAAGTGCAACAGCGCCGCCTGGGAGTGCATCCGCCCGCCGGCCGCGCCCGGCGGCGCCGACGGGCCCTGGGCCGCCTGCGTCCACCGCTACCCCGTCGACATCCCCGACGTGCTCAAGCATTAG